Proteins encoded by one window of Nocardia goodfellowii:
- a CDS encoding ADP-ribosylation/crystallin J1 — translation MSTTTLWRPTGPEELELVAAADWRRWPPRLPDQPIFYPVLTEQYAIMIARDWNVPASGAGYVTTFAVETEYLSGYDVQQAGGRDILEYWIPAEDLAEFNTHIVGRIEVVHRFPADAALP, via the coding sequence ATGTCGACGACAACACTGTGGCGCCCGACCGGGCCGGAAGAGCTGGAGCTGGTCGCCGCCGCCGACTGGCGGCGATGGCCGCCGCGGCTACCGGACCAGCCGATCTTCTACCCGGTTCTCACCGAGCAGTACGCCATCATGATCGCCCGCGATTGGAATGTGCCGGCTTCCGGCGCCGGATACGTCACCACGTTCGCCGTGGAAACGGAATATCTTTCCGGCTATGACGTCCAGCAGGCGGGCGGTCGCGACATTCTCGAATATTGGATTCCCGCGGAGGATCTGGCGGAATTCAATACGCACATCGTCGGGCGTATCGAGGTCGTGCACCGCTTTCCGGCGGACGCCGCGTTGCCGTAG
- a CDS encoding nitroreductase family deazaflavin-dependent oxidoreductase has translation MASDFNANIIEEFRANAGKVGGPFAGRELLLLTTTGAKSGLPRTSPLAFLRDGDRIVVIASKAGAPTNPDWYHNIRTNPEVTVEIGTDKFQAHATPIDEGSERDRLFAAMVEVMPGFADYVEKTTRVIPVVTLAPRR, from the coding sequence ATGGCCAGCGACTTCAATGCGAACATCATCGAGGAATTCCGGGCGAACGCGGGAAAGGTGGGCGGTCCGTTCGCGGGCCGCGAACTGCTGCTGCTCACCACGACCGGCGCGAAATCCGGGCTGCCGCGCACCAGTCCGCTCGCCTTCCTCCGCGACGGCGACCGCATCGTCGTCATCGCTTCCAAGGCGGGCGCACCCACCAATCCCGACTGGTATCACAACATCCGCACCAATCCCGAGGTCACCGTCGAAATCGGCACCGACAAGTTCCAGGCCCACGCCACCCCGATCGACGAGGGATCCGAGCGCGACCGCCTCTTCGCGGCCATGGTCGAGGTCATGCCCGGCTTCGCCGACTACGTCGAGAAGACCACCCGCGTGATCCCCGTGGTCACCCTCGCTCCGCGGCGCTGA
- a CDS encoding phosphoribosyltransferase: MPFHDRRDAGRRLVERLRGFRGPDVVVLAVPRGGVPVAHEVAQALGLPLEVEVVRKLRVPFQPGLVFGAIGANGVRVIDEPILLRAFVSGPERERVEREARNTLSRSILRYSGDRTRARLDGKTAVIVDDGVATGATARAAIEVARARGADRVVLAVPVGSPRAIRSLSRVADNVVCLETPALFHSIAQWYQRFDDIPDATILELLTRSTPPAALPQTDPAL, from the coding sequence ATGCCATTTCACGATCGTCGTGACGCCGGTCGGCGACTCGTCGAGCGGTTACGCGGATTCCGCGGTCCCGATGTGGTGGTGCTGGCGGTCCCGCGCGGCGGCGTCCCGGTCGCGCACGAGGTGGCGCAAGCGCTGGGGTTGCCGCTGGAAGTGGAAGTGGTACGCAAACTTCGGGTCCCGTTCCAGCCCGGTCTGGTGTTCGGCGCGATCGGCGCCAATGGGGTGCGGGTGATCGACGAGCCGATCCTGCTGCGCGCCTTCGTTTCCGGCCCGGAACGCGAACGGGTCGAGCGTGAAGCCCGGAACACTTTGTCCCGCAGCATCCTTCGTTACAGCGGGGACCGTACCCGCGCCCGCCTGGACGGCAAGACCGCCGTCATCGTCGACGACGGCGTCGCCACCGGCGCCACCGCCCGCGCCGCCATCGAGGTCGCCCGCGCGCGCGGCGCCGACCGCGTCGTCCTGGCCGTCCCCGTCGGCTCACCCCGCGCCATCCGCAGCCTCAGCCGCGTCGCCGACAATGTCGTCTGCCTGGAAACCCCGGCCCTGTTCCACTCCATCGCCCAGTGGTACCAGCGCTTCGACGACATCCCCGACGCCACCATCCTCGAATTACTCACCCGCAGCACCCCACCGGCCGCCCTGCCCCAAACCGACCCGGCGCTATAG
- a CDS encoding cytochrome P450, translated as MADNISGGMVLDIFDSGFAADPWPTLDRLRRAGGVHRVRTPDGPPAWLVTGYADVRAVLLDTRLTTGTHYANGRDYRGHTMYPGAHARLRQVLATESTPRTTDEWTRRAPELVEALLKDLDPATIVDLVERLAVPLPAAVLGELLGLPAADREAVLAWANSTLLSAAGRPAAQALDTLQAMHAIITGAIDRTRGTDTVLGRLVAAHEGGSIDAEELQAGFRYLLFFWYQVLTDLVTGAILTLLTHHDQVPLLRTAPDRAVDELLRYLSPQVLASPRFATTDLPLGDYTIRAGQTVLCCLAGANHDPAAFHAPGTLDLAREPNQHLSLGHGPHSCLGTGLIRAVTATTLHHVCTRWPAMTSTMEPSEIQWRSGFRHRGPLALPVRLA; from the coding sequence TTGGCAGACAACATTAGTGGGGGCATGGTGCTGGATATCTTCGACAGCGGATTCGCGGCGGATCCGTGGCCGACGCTGGACCGGTTACGCCGGGCGGGCGGCGTCCATCGGGTACGCACGCCCGACGGTCCACCCGCCTGGCTGGTGACGGGATACGCCGACGTGCGGGCGGTGCTGCTGGACACCCGGCTGACTACCGGCACCCACTACGCGAACGGCCGCGACTACCGCGGGCACACGATGTATCCCGGTGCGCACGCGCGGCTACGACAGGTACTCGCCACCGAGTCGACGCCGCGCACTACGGACGAGTGGACCCGGCGAGCCCCCGAATTGGTCGAAGCACTGCTGAAAGACCTGGATCCGGCGACCATTGTCGATCTGGTCGAACGGCTCGCGGTTCCGCTGCCCGCGGCCGTGCTCGGCGAGTTGCTCGGATTGCCCGCCGCCGATCGCGAAGCGGTACTGGCGTGGGCGAATTCGACGCTGCTGTCCGCCGCCGGTCGTCCGGCGGCGCAAGCCCTCGATACCCTTCAGGCGATGCACGCCATCATCACCGGGGCCATCGATCGCACTCGCGGCACCGACACGGTGCTCGGCCGTCTCGTCGCCGCGCACGAGGGAGGTTCGATCGACGCCGAGGAGTTGCAAGCGGGATTCCGCTATCTGCTGTTTTTCTGGTACCAGGTGCTGACGGATCTGGTGACGGGTGCGATCCTCACCCTGCTGACCCATCATGACCAGGTTCCGCTGCTGCGCACCGCCCCCGACCGCGCCGTAGACGAATTGCTCCGCTACCTCTCCCCGCAGGTGCTGGCGAGCCCCCGCTTCGCGACCACCGACCTGCCCCTGGGCGATTACACCATTCGGGCCGGCCAAACAGTGCTGTGCTGTCTCGCCGGCGCCAACCACGACCCGGCCGCGTTCCACGCACCCGGCACCCTGGATCTGGCCCGCGAACCCAACCAGCACCTGAGCTTGGGCCACGGCCCGCATTCCTGCCTCGGCACCGGGCTGATCCGCGCCGTCACCGCCACCACCCTGCATCATGTCTGCACCCGCTGGCCCGCGATGACATCGACGATGGAGCCGTCGGAGATCCAGTGGCGCTCGGGTTTCCGGCATCGAGGTCCGCTCGCCCTGCCGGTGCGCCTCGCGTGA
- a CDS encoding DUF6131 family protein — MIVLGLVLLVVGWLLGIPLLTTAGIIVLIIGLVLLIAGSVGRPVGGRRHYY, encoded by the coding sequence ATGATTGTTCTCGGACTGGTACTTCTGGTGGTCGGTTGGCTGCTCGGAATTCCACTGCTTACGACGGCAGGCATCATCGTGCTGATTATCGGCTTGGTGCTGCTGATCGCCGGTTCGGTCGGCCGCCCGGTCGGCGGCCGCCGCCACTATTACTAA
- a CDS encoding YdcF family protein has protein sequence MRCTVLLLIALVTAVLAAVGVPVYIHPQTDPLRPADAIVVLGGTAYERFDLGLDLARQGYAPQLLISRSTGNDDTVMDKYCAGQFDFAVHCFIPDPWTTDGEAREIRRRAAQFGWRHLIVITYTPHVSRARYIVDKCFDGELTMVASPSASGVKFWTWMYIRQSGGYIRAFLHRGC, from the coding sequence CTGCGGTGCACGGTTTTGCTGCTGATCGCACTCGTCACCGCCGTGCTCGCGGCGGTCGGAGTGCCGGTCTACATCCACCCGCAAACCGATCCGCTCCGGCCGGCCGATGCCATCGTGGTGCTCGGCGGCACCGCCTACGAGCGCTTCGATCTCGGCCTGGACCTGGCGCGGCAAGGGTATGCGCCGCAGCTGCTGATCTCCCGGTCCACCGGCAACGACGACACGGTGATGGACAAGTACTGCGCCGGTCAGTTCGACTTCGCCGTGCACTGTTTCATCCCGGATCCGTGGACGACGGACGGGGAGGCGCGGGAAATCCGGCGGCGCGCGGCGCAATTCGGCTGGCGGCACCTCATTGTGATCACCTACACCCCGCACGTTTCGCGAGCCCGCTACATCGTCGACAAGTGTTTCGACGGTGAATTGACGATGGTGGCCAGTCCCAGTGCGTCCGGGGTGAAGTTCTGGACCTGGATGTATATCCGCCAATCCGGCGGCTACATCCGGGCTTTTCTGCACCGCGGTTGCTGA
- a CDS encoding VIT1/CCC1 transporter family protein, whose protein sequence is MAEPISGPHPHEPHAEGLSTRLNWLRAGVLGANDGIVSTAGLVVGVAAATTSTSAILAAGVAGLSAGAISMAVGEYVSVSTQRDSEQALLAKEARELEDEPESELEELAGIYTAKGLSPETARRVAEELTAHDAFTAHAEAELGLDPDELTNPWQAAVSSAVAFTLGALLPLLAILLPPVQLRVPVTFVAVLIALALTGSVSARLGGSDRGRAVLRVVAGGALAMAVTYGIGQLTGLSGI, encoded by the coding sequence ATGGCCGAGCCGATCAGCGGACCGCACCCCCATGAACCGCACGCCGAAGGACTGTCGACGCGGCTGAACTGGCTGCGCGCGGGCGTTCTCGGTGCCAACGACGGCATCGTCTCCACCGCCGGTCTGGTGGTCGGCGTGGCCGCGGCGACCACCAGCACCTCGGCGATCCTCGCCGCCGGTGTCGCCGGGCTGAGCGCGGGCGCGATCTCCATGGCGGTCGGCGAGTACGTCTCGGTCAGCACCCAGCGCGATTCCGAACAGGCCCTGCTCGCCAAGGAGGCACGCGAACTCGAGGACGAGCCGGAATCCGAACTCGAGGAACTGGCCGGCATCTACACCGCCAAGGGCCTGAGCCCGGAAACCGCGCGCCGGGTGGCCGAGGAACTCACCGCGCACGACGCGTTCACCGCCCACGCCGAGGCCGAATTGGGTTTGGACCCCGACGAACTCACCAATCCGTGGCAGGCGGCGGTGTCCTCCGCGGTGGCGTTCACCCTCGGTGCGCTGCTGCCGCTGCTGGCCATCCTGCTGCCGCCGGTGCAGTTGCGCGTGCCGGTGACCTTCGTCGCGGTACTGATCGCGCTGGCGCTCACCGGCTCGGTGAGCGCCCGGCTAGGTGGCAGCGACCGCGGCCGGGCAGTGCTGCGGGTGGTCGCCGGAGGCGCGCTGGCCATGGCGGTGACCTATGGAATCGGCCAGCTGACAGGGCTTTCCGGAATCTGA
- a CDS encoding AraC family transcriptional regulator, with protein sequence MEKQLPRSLTLHDNYLILDDMSVIRSAGLRGFRAVVAELGGNAEEFAASVGLPVAALDADDILVPDQTMAAVLELAAQRLDCPDLGLRIAYRQDLDMLGPLALAIRNSPTLADALECTSRYLFVHARSLSLTVEPDPYEDRGIVALRYGVPPGLPTPVQGTDLGLGFLHRTIQRLVGERYGLRSVELPYHPRAALRTYEDFFAAPVRVGRPAAVLRVPGNLTAKSLTGGDENLHRLAIAFLAEQSRHAGVSIVPQVRTAIQQLLGTTPPEIGMVARLLTLHPRTLQRRLRAEGTTFANILDDVRRDEARRYLTTTDMPMTQIASLLGLSEQATLTRCCRRWWDSTPSAVRRDR encoded by the coding sequence GTGGAAAAGCAGCTCCCCAGATCCTTGACTTTGCACGACAACTATTTGATTCTGGACGACATGTCGGTGATCCGGTCCGCGGGGTTGCGCGGTTTCCGCGCGGTGGTGGCCGAACTCGGCGGCAATGCGGAGGAGTTCGCGGCCTCGGTCGGGCTGCCGGTCGCGGCGCTCGACGCCGACGACATCCTGGTCCCCGATCAGACCATGGCCGCGGTGCTCGAGCTGGCCGCGCAGCGCCTGGACTGCCCCGACCTGGGACTGCGCATCGCCTACCGGCAGGACCTCGACATGCTCGGCCCGCTGGCACTGGCCATCCGCAATTCGCCCACCCTGGCGGACGCGCTGGAGTGCACCTCGCGCTACCTGTTCGTGCACGCGCGCTCGCTCAGCCTCACCGTGGAGCCCGACCCGTACGAGGACCGCGGCATCGTCGCCCTGCGCTACGGCGTGCCGCCGGGCCTGCCCACCCCCGTGCAGGGCACCGACCTCGGCCTCGGTTTCCTGCACCGCACCATCCAGCGGCTGGTGGGGGAACGCTACGGCCTGCGCTCGGTCGAACTCCCCTATCACCCGCGGGCCGCACTGCGGACCTATGAGGACTTCTTCGCCGCGCCGGTGCGAGTCGGCCGCCCGGCGGCGGTGCTGCGGGTACCGGGCAACCTGACCGCCAAATCGCTGACCGGCGGAGACGAGAATCTGCACCGCCTGGCGATCGCCTTCCTGGCCGAACAATCCAGACACGCGGGCGTTTCCATCGTGCCGCAGGTGCGCACCGCGATTCAACAGCTACTCGGCACCACGCCACCCGAAATCGGCATGGTGGCAAGGCTTCTCACGCTACACCCGCGCACACTGCAACGGCGGCTCCGCGCGGAGGGCACCACTTTCGCGAACATCCTCGACGACGTCCGGCGCGACGAGGCCCGCCGCTACCTCACCACCACCGATATGCCGATGACCCAAATCGCCTCCCTGCTCGGCCTTTCCGAGCAGGCGACGTTGACGCGCTGCTGCCGGCGCTGGTGGGACAGCACCCCCAGCGCCGTGCGCCGCGACCGTTAG
- a CDS encoding GAF and ANTAR domain-containing protein, protein MPEELRVRDDESTAYELVSGMSELTALLLSTSDIEASLRELAAVASRMLPGKPMAGVSIKRAGDTVTVGATGAEATRVDEIQFQQQTGPCLEAMNSAEPVLVPDVAQERRWGDYPARVMAHGIRSIYSQPLLNDGEPIGALNLYAHAPNGFDAQTRWAIKLTGEHTSVLLTTALAMARQNDRTAQLRAALASRSLIDQALGIVMGQRGCTRAQAFEILRSASQNRNVKLVRIARDIIRTVTGAEPEGRPHFGEGIGQ, encoded by the coding sequence ATGCCGGAGGAACTGAGAGTACGAGACGATGAGAGCACCGCTTACGAACTCGTCTCCGGTATGTCCGAACTGACAGCACTGCTGCTGTCCACCAGCGATATCGAGGCTTCCCTACGTGAGCTCGCCGCGGTCGCTTCGCGCATGCTGCCCGGCAAGCCGATGGCCGGTGTGTCCATCAAGCGGGCGGGTGACACCGTGACGGTCGGCGCGACCGGCGCCGAGGCGACCCGGGTCGACGAAATCCAATTCCAGCAGCAGACCGGCCCGTGCCTGGAAGCGATGAACAGCGCCGAACCGGTGCTGGTGCCCGATGTCGCGCAGGAACGACGCTGGGGCGACTATCCGGCACGGGTGATGGCGCACGGCATACGCTCCATCTACTCACAGCCGCTGCTCAACGACGGCGAGCCCATCGGCGCGCTGAACCTGTACGCGCACGCCCCCAATGGTTTCGACGCACAGACCCGCTGGGCCATCAAACTGACCGGCGAGCACACCAGCGTCCTGCTGACGACCGCGCTGGCGATGGCCCGGCAGAACGACCGCACCGCACAGTTACGCGCCGCCCTCGCCTCCAGATCGCTGATCGACCAGGCTTTGGGAATCGTGATGGGACAACGGGGTTGCACCCGGGCCCAAGCCTTCGAAATCCTGCGCAGCGCCTCGCAGAATCGCAACGTCAAACTCGTCCGGATCGCGCGCGACATCATCCGCACCGTCACCGGCGCCGAGCCCGAGGGCAGACCGCACTTCGGCGAGGGCATCGGGCAATAG
- a CDS encoding phosphoribosyltransferase, with protein sequence MPFFDRRDAGRRLVERLRAFRGDDVVVLAVPRGGAEVAFEVATALRVPMDVAVVRKLGVPFQPPLVFGAIAEDQVRIIDDDTVVRAFVSEKERRQVLLTEREVLARKAIVYRCGRPRLPLAGRTALIVDDGVTTGATAQAACASARAQGAIRVVYAVPVGPCRPIRQLATLVDNVVCLETPELFHSIGQWYRDFHEVDDKQVVDLLDRANNRWLQTRSLGTGPPGAAWPSRPHAR encoded by the coding sequence ATGCCCTTTTTCGACCGCCGCGACGCGGGCCGCCGACTCGTGGAACGCCTGCGCGCGTTCCGGGGTGACGATGTGGTCGTGCTCGCCGTGCCACGCGGTGGAGCGGAGGTCGCCTTCGAGGTGGCCACCGCGCTGCGGGTACCGATGGATGTGGCGGTGGTGCGCAAGCTCGGAGTGCCGTTCCAGCCCCCGCTGGTGTTCGGCGCCATCGCCGAGGATCAGGTTCGGATTATCGACGACGACACCGTCGTGCGCGCTTTCGTCTCCGAGAAGGAGCGTCGGCAAGTACTGCTGACAGAGCGAGAAGTGCTGGCGCGCAAGGCGATTGTCTACCGGTGCGGGCGACCCCGGCTGCCGCTGGCGGGCCGCACGGCGCTGATCGTCGACGACGGCGTCACCACCGGAGCCACCGCGCAGGCCGCCTGCGCCAGCGCCCGGGCCCAAGGCGCGATCCGCGTCGTCTACGCGGTGCCGGTCGGCCCGTGCCGGCCGATCCGGCAGCTGGCCACCCTGGTCGACAATGTGGTCTGCCTCGAGACGCCGGAACTGTTCCACTCCATCGGCCAGTGGTACCGGGATTTCCACGAGGTCGACGACAAGCAGGTCGTGGACCTGCTCGATCGGGCGAACAACCGCTGGTTACAGACCCGCAGTCTGGGTACCGGACCGCCCGGTGCGGCGTGGCCGTCGCGACCGCACGCGCGATGA
- a CDS encoding Na+/H+ antiporter — MDQLVLMFTLLFATILAEPLARRIGVASPVLMTVFGCVVALIPAAPRIQLPPHLILPLVLPPLLYAAARRTSWQQFAENWRPIALRAVGLVAATAAAVAAVFHHWYPGFPIAAAIVLGAIVAPPDPVAATALASRLGLPRRLVVVLDGEGLFNDATAIVIYTVAVQAVVTGHFSTLHAAGEFVISAVVAVLVGLALGWAGTKLTAYLEEAPWQVALSLLLPFAAYGFAEAWHGSGVLAVLVCALYLTDAVTDIGDRDYRLVSDSFWEITEMLLAGFAFGLIGLELGTVLEATGHDWPRLLGVAGAVVAVVVLLRLVWLLATWAIGQGWWRRMDADEPYTWRETIVTWWAGMRGVATVALALAIPLLTDTGAQFPGRTEILFTAFAVVLFTLLVQGPTLPLVVRLTGVHADTRAERALERELWERVMRAQVAKLKELAASENLPDELYEGLREQFRRRMARADPQAADEEDARAQAMKDMRLMNKVRAEIGDAGRREALAARREPGMPPDVVDRVTRRLDFGRTKPG, encoded by the coding sequence ATGGACCAGTTGGTGCTGATGTTCACGCTGCTGTTCGCGACGATCCTGGCCGAACCGCTGGCGCGGCGGATCGGGGTCGCGTCGCCGGTCCTGATGACGGTGTTCGGCTGCGTGGTGGCGTTGATCCCCGCGGCGCCGCGGATCCAGCTGCCACCGCATCTGATTCTGCCGCTGGTGTTGCCGCCGCTGCTGTATGCCGCGGCCCGCCGGACCTCGTGGCAGCAGTTCGCCGAGAACTGGCGGCCGATCGCGCTGCGCGCGGTGGGCTTGGTGGCGGCGACGGCGGCGGCCGTGGCCGCGGTGTTCCACCACTGGTATCCAGGTTTTCCGATCGCGGCCGCGATCGTGCTGGGTGCCATTGTCGCGCCGCCGGATCCGGTCGCGGCCACCGCGCTGGCGAGCCGGCTCGGCTTGCCGCGCCGACTGGTCGTGGTGCTCGACGGAGAGGGCCTGTTCAACGACGCCACCGCCATCGTCATCTACACCGTCGCGGTCCAGGCGGTGGTGACCGGGCACTTCTCCACACTGCACGCGGCCGGCGAATTCGTGATCTCGGCTGTCGTCGCGGTGCTGGTCGGGCTCGCGCTGGGCTGGGCTGGGACCAAGTTGACCGCGTACCTCGAGGAAGCGCCCTGGCAGGTGGCGTTGAGCCTGCTGCTGCCGTTCGCCGCCTACGGTTTCGCCGAGGCCTGGCACGGTTCCGGCGTACTCGCGGTGCTGGTGTGCGCGCTGTATCTGACCGACGCCGTCACCGATATCGGTGATCGAGACTATCGGCTGGTCAGCGATTCGTTCTGGGAGATCACCGAAATGCTGCTCGCCGGTTTCGCTTTCGGGCTGATCGGCCTGGAGCTGGGCACCGTGCTGGAGGCAACCGGGCACGACTGGCCGCGGTTGCTCGGTGTCGCGGGGGCCGTGGTCGCGGTGGTCGTGCTGCTGCGACTCGTGTGGTTGCTGGCCACCTGGGCGATCGGCCAGGGTTGGTGGCGGCGAATGGACGCCGACGAGCCCTACACCTGGCGCGAGACCATCGTGACCTGGTGGGCGGGGATGCGCGGCGTGGCGACTGTCGCACTGGCGCTGGCCATTCCGTTGCTGACCGACACCGGCGCGCAGTTCCCCGGCCGGACCGAGATCCTGTTCACGGCCTTCGCGGTGGTCCTGTTCACGCTGCTGGTGCAGGGGCCGACACTGCCGCTGGTGGTTCGGCTCACCGGGGTGCACGCCGACACCCGGGCCGAACGCGCGCTGGAACGGGAACTGTGGGAGCGGGTGATGCGCGCACAGGTGGCCAAACTGAAAGAGCTTGCGGCGAGCGAGAATCTGCCCGATGAACTCTATGAGGGGCTGCGTGAGCAGTTCCGTCGGCGCATGGCGCGCGCCGACCCGCAGGCCGCCGACGAGGAAGACGCTCGCGCGCAGGCGATGAAGGATATGCGGCTGATGAACAAGGTGCGTGCGGAGATCGGCGACGCCGGTCGGCGCGAGGCGCTGGCCGCGCGCCGGGAACCGGGGATGCCGCCGGACGTGGTGGACCGGGTGACCCGCCGCCTCGATTTCGGCCGCACGAAACCCGGCTAG
- a CDS encoding flavin-containing monooxygenase, producing MNGEVRDHVDVVIVGAGLSGVGAAYRLQTECPGKSYAILEARDTMGGTWDLFRYPGIRSDSDMFTLGYPFKPWRDAKAIADGPSILRYIKETAAEFGIDQHIRYQTKVVAAEWDSDISRWTLTVRTAAGERTLTCGFLYTCAGYYNYDQGHAPEFPGAASFAGQTVHPQFWPEDLDYAGKRVVVIGSGATAVTLVPAMADAAASVTMLQRSPSWISPVPGRDKQADKLRDLLPPDLAHKVIRTKNILFNIGFYQYCRRRPESARKLLTGLTTRILKDEKAVAEHFTPSYNPWDQRLCAVPDADFFKAMKKGKAEVVTDHIETFVPEGIQLKSGRVLPADIVITATGLQLLAFGGITPIVDGRKVDLAEQFVWQGAMLTGIPNFAVCLGYTNASWTLRADLTHRLVCKVLRHMDRNRFAAVVPEPAGNLSERPLLDLASGYIQRSIADFPRQGDRHPWKVRQNYILDTATTMRTNLHKTLTGTRAR from the coding sequence ATGAACGGTGAGGTTCGGGACCATGTTGATGTCGTGATCGTCGGTGCGGGCCTGTCCGGCGTCGGCGCGGCCTATCGGCTGCAGACCGAATGCCCCGGCAAGAGCTACGCGATTCTGGAAGCCCGCGACACCATGGGCGGCACCTGGGATCTGTTCCGGTATCCCGGCATTCGTTCGGACTCGGACATGTTCACCCTCGGCTACCCGTTCAAACCGTGGCGGGACGCGAAGGCCATCGCCGACGGTCCGTCGATCCTGCGCTACATCAAGGAGACGGCCGCCGAATTCGGTATCGATCAGCACATTCGATATCAGACCAAAGTCGTTGCCGCCGAATGGGATTCGGATATCTCCCGCTGGACGCTGACCGTGCGGACCGCGGCCGGCGAGCGGACCCTCACCTGCGGCTTCCTCTACACCTGCGCGGGTTACTACAACTACGACCAGGGTCACGCACCCGAATTCCCCGGTGCGGCCTCGTTTGCCGGTCAGACCGTGCACCCGCAGTTCTGGCCCGAGGACCTGGACTACGCGGGCAAGCGCGTCGTCGTCATCGGCAGCGGCGCGACCGCGGTCACCTTGGTACCCGCCATGGCCGACGCGGCCGCCTCGGTCACCATGCTGCAGCGCAGTCCGAGCTGGATCAGCCCGGTTCCCGGCCGCGACAAGCAGGCCGACAAGCTTCGGGATCTGCTGCCGCCCGATCTGGCGCACAAGGTGATCCGCACCAAGAACATCCTGTTCAACATCGGCTTCTACCAGTACTGCCGTCGTCGCCCGGAGTCCGCCCGCAAACTGCTCACGGGTCTGACCACGCGAATTCTGAAGGACGAGAAGGCGGTCGCCGAACACTTCACGCCCTCGTACAACCCGTGGGATCAGCGGCTCTGCGCGGTACCCGACGCCGACTTCTTCAAGGCGATGAAGAAGGGCAAAGCCGAGGTCGTCACCGACCACATCGAAACCTTTGTGCCCGAAGGAATTCAGCTGAAATCAGGCCGGGTGTTGCCGGCGGACATCGTCATCACCGCCACCGGCCTGCAACTGCTCGCCTTCGGCGGCATCACCCCGATCGTCGACGGCCGCAAGGTCGATCTCGCCGAGCAGTTCGTCTGGCAGGGCGCGATGCTCACCGGCATCCCCAACTTCGCCGTCTGCCTCGGCTACACCAATGCCTCCTGGACGCTACGCGCGGACCTCACCCACCGATTGGTCTGCAAGGTCCTGCGCCATATGGACCGCAACCGCTTCGCCGCGGTGGTGCCGGAACCGGCGGGCAACCTGTCCGAACGCCCCCTCCTCGACCTGGCCTCCGGCTACATTCAGCGCTCCATCGCCGACTTCCCCCGCCAGGGTGATCGCCACCCGTGGAAGGTCCGCCAGAACTACATCCTCGACACCGCGACCACCATGCGCACCAACCTGCACAAGACGCTCACCGGTACCCGCGCTCGCTGA
- a CDS encoding CsbD family protein, which produces MSGFNDRPQGSGPRRENRFQHQIQATTGKVKKFLGRATNNRRLEAEGRRDQSRGNLKRAADKLRDAFKR; this is translated from the coding sequence ATGTCAGGGTTCAACGACCGTCCCCAGGGCTCCGGCCCGAGACGGGAAAATCGGTTCCAGCATCAAATCCAGGCGACCACAGGCAAAGTCAAGAAATTCCTCGGCCGTGCGACGAATAATCGCCGACTCGAGGCGGAGGGGCGCCGAGATCAGTCCCGCGGCAACCTGAAGCGCGCCGCGGACAAACTGAGGGATGCCTTCAAACGCTGA